One segment of Rhodanobacter thiooxydans DNA contains the following:
- the guaB gene encoding IMP dehydrogenase, with protein MRILAEALTYDDVYLVPGHSIVLPRDVNTSTRFTRDLRLNIPIVSAAMDTVTEARLAITMAQNGGIGIIHKNMTAEQQAAEVRLVKKFEAGVIRSPITVGPNTSIREVLRLTHAHNISGVPVVDGEQLIGIVTSRDLRFERKHDDPVRNIMTRQDKLVTVKEGASQDEVLQLLHKYRIEKVLVVNDAFQLRGLITVKDIQKARDNPHAAKDHHEALLVGAAVGVGGDTEQRVAALVDAGVDVLVVDTAHGHSQGVIERAGWVKKHYPQVQVIAGNIVTGEAARALLDVGVDAVKVGVGPGSICTTRVVAGVGVPQITAIDLVATALKDEIPLIADGGIRYSGDIPKALAAGASTVMLGSMFAGTEESPGEVELFQGRSYKSYRGMGSIGAMQLGSKDRYFQDEADADKLVPEGIEGRVPYRGPLRNIIHQLIGGLRASMGYLGAATIDDVRHKAQFVKVTSAGVTEAHPHDIQITKEAPNYRLNS; from the coding sequence ATGCGCATCCTCGCCGAGGCCCTGACCTACGACGACGTCTACCTTGTTCCGGGCCATTCCATCGTGTTGCCGCGCGATGTGAACACGTCAACGCGGTTCACCCGCGACCTGCGCCTGAACATCCCGATCGTGTCCGCCGCGATGGACACCGTGACCGAAGCTCGGCTCGCCATCACCATGGCGCAAAACGGCGGCATCGGCATCATCCACAAGAACATGACCGCCGAACAGCAGGCCGCTGAAGTGCGCCTGGTGAAGAAGTTCGAGGCCGGCGTGATCCGCAGCCCGATCACCGTGGGTCCGAACACTTCGATCCGCGAGGTGCTGCGGCTGACCCACGCGCACAACATCTCCGGCGTGCCGGTGGTCGACGGCGAGCAGTTGATCGGCATCGTCACCAGCCGCGACCTGCGCTTCGAGCGCAAGCACGACGATCCGGTGCGCAACATCATGACCCGCCAGGACAAGCTGGTGACGGTGAAAGAGGGCGCCAGCCAGGACGAGGTGCTGCAGCTGCTGCACAAGTACCGCATCGAGAAGGTGCTGGTGGTCAACGACGCGTTCCAGCTGCGCGGGCTGATCACCGTCAAGGACATCCAGAAGGCGCGCGACAACCCGCATGCCGCGAAGGACCACCACGAAGCGCTGCTGGTCGGCGCCGCGGTCGGTGTCGGCGGCGACACCGAGCAGCGCGTGGCCGCACTGGTCGACGCCGGCGTCGACGTGCTGGTGGTGGACACCGCGCACGGCCATTCGCAGGGCGTGATCGAACGCGCCGGCTGGGTCAAGAAGCACTACCCGCAGGTGCAGGTGATCGCCGGCAACATCGTCACCGGCGAGGCGGCGCGCGCGCTGCTCGACGTGGGCGTGGACGCGGTCAAGGTCGGCGTGGGTCCCGGTTCGATCTGCACCACCCGCGTGGTAGCCGGCGTCGGCGTGCCGCAGATCACCGCGATCGACCTGGTCGCCACCGCGCTGAAGGACGAAATCCCGCTGATCGCCGATGGCGGCATCCGCTATTCCGGCGACATCCCCAAGGCGCTGGCTGCCGGCGCGTCCACCGTGATGCTCGGCTCGATGTTCGCCGGCACCGAGGAGTCGCCGGGCGAGGTCGAACTGTTCCAGGGCCGCTCCTACAAGAGCTATCGCGGCATGGGTTCGATCGGCGCGATGCAGCTCGGCTCCAAGGACCGCTACTTCCAGGACGAGGCCGACGCCGACAAGCTGGTGCCCGAAGGCATCGAAGGCCGTGTGCCGTACCGTGGCCCGCTGCGCAACATCATCCACCAGCTGATCGGTGGCCTGCGCGCGTCGATGGGTTACTTGGGCGCAGCCACCATCGACGACGTGCGGCACAAGGCGCAGTTCGTCAAGGTGACTTCCGCCGGCGTCACCGAGGCGCACCCGCACGACATCCAGATCACCAAGGAAGCGCCGAATTACCGGCTGAATTCCTGA
- the folD gene encoding bifunctional methylenetetrahydrofolate dehydrogenase/methenyltetrahydrofolate cyclohydrolase FolD, with translation MNARILDGKRIAQELLERVGVRVAARVAQGLPAPGLAVVLVGSDAASAVYVRNKRKACQQVGFRSFGYDLPPDTTQEELFALIDRLNADPDVHGILVQSPLPAHIDEDALVDRIDPNKDVDGFQAINVGRLALRRFGLRPCTPKGVMTLLGHTDRPVRGQHAVVIGVSNHVGRPLVLELLIAGCTTTCCHKFTRDLESHVRQADIMIVAAGKPGLVKGEWIKPGAVVIDVGINRLDDGRLVGDVEFAPAAERASWITPVPGGVGPMTVATLMENTLEAAEAHTAPYRVA, from the coding sequence ATGAACGCACGCATCCTTGACGGCAAACGCATCGCACAGGAATTGCTGGAGCGTGTTGGCGTGCGCGTCGCCGCGAGGGTGGCGCAAGGTCTGCCCGCACCGGGGCTGGCAGTGGTGCTGGTCGGCAGCGATGCGGCCTCGGCGGTCTACGTGCGCAACAAGCGCAAGGCCTGCCAGCAGGTGGGCTTCCGCTCGTTCGGCTACGACCTGCCGCCCGACACCACCCAGGAAGAACTGTTCGCCCTGATCGACCGGCTCAATGCCGACCCGGACGTGCACGGCATCCTGGTGCAGTCGCCGCTGCCGGCACATATCGACGAGGACGCGCTGGTCGATCGCATCGACCCGAACAAGGATGTCGACGGTTTCCAGGCGATCAACGTGGGGCGACTGGCCCTGCGCCGTTTCGGCCTGCGCCCGTGCACGCCCAAGGGTGTGATGACCCTGCTCGGGCACACCGACCGCCCGGTGCGCGGCCAGCACGCGGTGGTGATCGGCGTGTCCAACCACGTGGGTCGCCCGCTGGTGCTGGAGCTGCTGATCGCCGGTTGCACCACCACCTGCTGCCACAAGTTCACCCGTGACCTGGAAAGCCATGTGCGCCAGGCCGACATCATGATCGTCGCGGCGGGCAAGCCGGGACTGGTCAAGGGCGAGTGGATCAAACCCGGCGCCGTGGTGATCGACGTCGGCATCAACCGGCTCGACGACGGTCGCCTGGTCGGCGACGTGGAGTTCGCCCCGGCCGCCGAACGCGCCAGCTGGATCACCCCGGTGCCCGGCGGTGTCGGCCCGATGACGGTGGCCACGCTGATGGAGAACACGCTGGAAGCGGCCGAGGCGCACACCGCACCGTACCGGGTCGCCTGA
- a CDS encoding GNAT family N-acetyltransferase: MGADETMPAALELTDGRLNLRPWQDRDATALAEAARESVESVGRWLPWCHADYDLQAAMAWVAHCQAGWRSGEHFAFAVFDAAAGDLLGGVGLGQRNRVHQSANLGYWVRQSRHGQGIAAAAAAMVARFGFGWLGLIRIEIVALPDNRPSRRTAEKLGARFEAIARHRLWVREQACDAAVYALTPPDLG, translated from the coding sequence ATGGGTGCAGACGAGACGATGCCAGCCGCGCTGGAACTGACCGATGGTCGATTGAATTTGCGCCCATGGCAGGACCGCGACGCGACGGCCCTGGCTGAGGCCGCGCGCGAGTCTGTGGAAAGCGTTGGCCGCTGGCTGCCGTGGTGCCACGCCGATTACGACCTGCAGGCTGCCATGGCCTGGGTGGCGCATTGCCAGGCAGGCTGGCGCTCGGGCGAACACTTTGCCTTTGCGGTTTTCGATGCCGCCGCGGGCGACTTGCTCGGCGGCGTCGGCCTGGGCCAGCGCAATCGGGTTCATCAAAGCGCAAACCTGGGTTACTGGGTGCGCCAGTCACGTCACGGGCAAGGTATCGCAGCGGCTGCGGCGGCCATGGTCGCGCGTTTCGGTTTTGGGTGGCTGGGGCTGATCCGCATCGAGATCGTCGCGCTGCCCGACAACCGGCCGAGCCGACGCACGGCCGAAAAGCTGGGGGCACGGTTCGAGGCCATCGCCCGCCATCGCCTGTGGGTGCGCGAGCAGGCATGCGACGCAGCGGTGTATGCCCTGACTCCGCCAGACCTGGGCTGA